From Cellulosimicrobium cellulans, the proteins below share one genomic window:
- a CDS encoding NUDIX hydrolase: MTSHDLPRTDPPAPEPAALPPLRTVGWVNVRDGRLLAVRTTGKDRFFMPGGKVEPGESDAEALVREIHEELGVRLDPTSVRPAFVAEAPGHGLGGRVVRMHCLYAEPVPGSPEPAPNAEIAELAWLTPADAHRVPPAGRIVLDRLAGVLSA, encoded by the coding sequence GTGACGTCGCACGACCTTCCCCGCACCGACCCGCCCGCCCCCGAGCCCGCCGCGCTGCCGCCGCTGCGCACCGTCGGCTGGGTGAACGTCCGCGACGGGCGCCTGCTCGCCGTCCGCACGACCGGCAAGGACCGCTTCTTCATGCCGGGCGGCAAGGTCGAGCCCGGCGAGTCGGACGCCGAGGCGCTGGTGCGCGAGATCCACGAGGAGCTGGGCGTGCGCCTCGACCCGACGTCGGTCCGGCCCGCATTCGTCGCCGAGGCACCCGGGCACGGCCTCGGCGGTCGGGTCGTGCGCATGCACTGCCTGTACGCCGAGCCGGTCCCCGGGTCCCCCGAGCCGGCGCCGAACGCCGAGATCGCCGAGCTCGCGTGGCTCACGCCGGCCGACGCGCACCGCGTCCCGCCGGCCGGCCGGATCGTCCTCGACCGGCTCGCCGGGGTCCTCTCCGCCTGA
- a CDS encoding glycoside hydrolase family 6 protein, with product MRVHSPTRPGRHRAAPLVAALATLATLGATATVGAALATSSAAAPSAACTVDYRITSSWSGGFQADVTVTNLGAPRSGWELAWDLPTGEGISQLWNGTLARDGGRITVGDVGWNASLATGGSASFGLVGTAAAAPAVPASFTLDGVACGGDAPPDPTDPPDPTDPPETPDDVTFHVDETNQAWEAWQAASGTDRDLLAKIALTPQSTWVTDADAQVSRAKVAAFTSAAAAEGATPLLTIYAIPGRDCGSHSGGGTAEAAYRSWVQTVASGIVGEPWVVLEPDALAQLGDCSGQGDRVGMLRDAARILTDAGARVYVDAGHSAWLSPATAAARLQQVGLDDAVGFALNTSNYRTTAESRAYGEQVAALLGGDVSFVVDTSRNGNGSDGEWCNPRGRALGDQPGAVDDGTHLDALLWVKLPGESDGSCNGGPPAGQWWQEVALELARNASW from the coding sequence ATGAGAGTCCACTCCCCCACCCGTCCCGGACGGCACCGTGCCGCGCCGCTCGTCGCCGCGCTCGCGACCCTCGCGACGCTGGGCGCCACGGCGACCGTCGGCGCGGCGCTCGCGACGTCCAGCGCGGCCGCGCCCTCCGCTGCGTGCACGGTCGACTACCGCATCACGAGCTCGTGGTCGGGCGGCTTCCAGGCCGACGTCACCGTCACGAACCTGGGCGCCCCGCGCTCGGGCTGGGAGCTGGCCTGGGACCTGCCGACGGGCGAGGGCATCAGCCAGCTCTGGAACGGCACGCTCGCGCGCGACGGCGGCCGGATCACCGTGGGCGACGTCGGCTGGAACGCGTCGCTCGCCACGGGCGGCAGCGCCTCCTTCGGCCTCGTGGGCACGGCCGCGGCCGCCCCGGCCGTGCCCGCGAGCTTCACGCTCGACGGCGTCGCGTGCGGCGGCGACGCCCCGCCCGACCCCACCGACCCGCCGGACCCCACCGACCCGCCCGAGACGCCGGACGACGTGACGTTCCACGTGGACGAGACGAACCAGGCGTGGGAGGCCTGGCAGGCGGCGTCGGGCACGGACCGGGACCTGCTCGCGAAGATCGCGCTCACGCCGCAGTCGACGTGGGTCACCGACGCGGACGCGCAGGTGTCGCGCGCGAAGGTCGCCGCGTTCACGAGCGCGGCCGCGGCCGAGGGCGCGACGCCGCTCCTGACGATCTACGCGATCCCCGGCCGCGACTGCGGCTCGCACTCGGGCGGCGGCACCGCCGAGGCGGCGTACCGGAGCTGGGTCCAGACGGTCGCGTCGGGCATCGTCGGCGAGCCGTGGGTCGTCCTCGAGCCCGACGCCCTCGCCCAGCTCGGCGACTGCTCCGGCCAGGGTGACCGCGTGGGCATGCTGCGCGACGCGGCGCGCATCCTGACCGACGCCGGAGCACGCGTCTACGTCGACGCGGGCCACTCCGCGTGGCTGAGCCCGGCGACCGCCGCGGCCCGCCTCCAGCAGGTGGGCCTCGACGACGCCGTCGGGTTCGCGCTCAACACGTCGAACTACCGCACGACGGCCGAGTCGCGAGCGTACGGCGAGCAGGTCGCGGCGCTGCTCGGCGGGGACGTGTCGTTCGTCGTCGACACGTCGCGCAACGGCAACGGGAGCGACGGCGAGTGGTGCAACCCGCGGGGTCGCGCGCTCGGCGACCAGCCGGGCGCGGTCGACGACGGCACGCACCTCGACGCCCTGCTGTGGGTCAAGCTGCCGGGCGAGAGCGACGGGTCGTGCAACGGCGGGCCGCCCGCCGGACAGTGGTGGCAGGAGGTCGCGCTCGAGCTGGCGCGCAACGCGTCCTGGTGA